The following proteins are encoded in a genomic region of Triticum dicoccoides isolate Atlit2015 ecotype Zavitan chromosome 1B, WEW_v2.0, whole genome shotgun sequence:
- the LOC119349623 gene encoding short-chain dehydrogenase/reductase 2b-like, which yields MEGSISGPSEKRVAVVTGGNRGMGLEICRQLAGHGLAVVLTARDDKRGAEAAETLREEGLSDVAFHQLEISEPASAARLAAFVKKKFGKLDILVNNAGVLGVTTDVGDPATLHETLAGKDGMERAEWLRQRTTQTTQDAEDCLRINYHGNKTVTEALLPLLRSSSDGRIVNVTSAWGLLRYFSGDELRRELDDVANLTTQRLDEMSDLFLEDLGKGNGALERRGWPADPVYAAYMASKALVCAYTRVIAREEGAALRVNCVHPGYVLTGMNDYTGVLTAAEGAAAAVAVALAEKGGVTGAYFDRTELGASFV from the exons ATGGAAGGAAGCATCAGCGGTCCGTCAGAGAAAAG GGTTGCCGTGGTGACCGGAGGGAACCGGGGGATGGGGCTGGAGATATGCCGGCAGCTTGCGGGGCACGGGCTCGCCGTCGTCTTGACGGCGAGGGACGACAAGAGGGGCGCTGAGGCAGCCGAAACGCTCCGGGAGGAGGGGCTATCGGACGTCGCGTTTCATCAGCTGGAGATCAGCGAGCCCGCCAGTGCCGCTCGTCTGGCTGCTTTCGTAAAGAAGAAGTTCGGCAAGCTTGACATACTG GTCAACAATGCCGGAGTGCTCGGGGTGACCACGGACGTCGGCGACCCGGCGACCCTTCACGAAACG CTTGCAGGCAAGGATGGGATGGAGAGAGCCGAATGGCTGAGGCAACGGACCACACAGACCACCCAGGATGCAGAGGACTGCCTGAGGATCAACTACCACGGCAACAAGACCGTCACGGAAgccctcctcccgctcctccgaTCATCCTCCGACGGCAGAATCGTCAACGTAACCTCAGCCTGGGGGCTGCTCAGG TATTTCagcggcgacgagctccggcggGAGCTGGACGACGTCGCAAACCTCACGACGCAGCGGCTCGACGAGATGTCGGACCTGTTCCTCGAGGACCTGGGCAAGGGCAATGGCGCGCTGGAGCGCCGCGGGTGGCCGGCCGACCCGGTCTACGCGGCCTACATGGCCTCCAAGGCGCTGGTGTGCGCCTACACCAGGGTGATCGCCAGGGAGGAGGGCGCCGCGCTGCGGGTCAACTGCGTGCACCCCGGCTACGTCCTCACCGGGATGAACGACTACACCGGCGTCCTCACGGCCGCGGAGGGCGCCGCCGCCGCGGTTGCAGTTGCACTGGCGGAGAAGGGGGGCGTCACCGGCGCCTACTTCGACCGCACTGAACTCGGAGCGTCCTTTGTGTGA